One Streptomyces sp. NBC_00223 genomic window carries:
- a CDS encoding ABC transporter ATP-binding protein, with protein sequence MGSPESRGSSPGRGSVFLALRYYGRELTRLRWLTAPAMLLPALGNIGINYIAPLVVAKLVSRIAGDTGGAGLGISAALPYVLGFAGVLLLAETLWRVGLHCLNRLETRGIEHLYVIGMDALFAKDAAFFHDNFAGSLTKRVLSFASRFEEFIDTLTFSVVGSFVPLAFGSVVLWHYEPMLVVVLLAMIALTALCVTPLIRRRQALVGRREEAIARVSGHVADSLVNIDTVRAFAAEEGEAAEHRSRVAELRRLTLRSWDYGNLRIDTLVAPLSVLTNALGLLLAVVLGGSGHGVEEVVVAFTYYTNATRVMFEFNQIYRRLESSMTEAAQFSELLLTAPTVLDPALPEPLVRRGSDVRFERVTFAHDGGKPLFEGLELAVPSGAKIGFVGRSGGGKTTLTRLLLRMTDVDAGRILIGGQDISRLRQADLRSLIAYVPQDPAMFHRTLRDNIAFARPGATAAEIRRAAEVAHVTEFADALPEGFDTMVGERGVKLSGGQRQRVALARAVLRDAPILMLDEATSALDSESEILVQEALWRLMEGRTALVVAHRLSTVATMDRLVVLDRGRIVEQGTHQELLASDGAYAKLWQHQSGGFLDDTEGAARPVKGT encoded by the coding sequence ATGGGATCGCCTGAATCGCGCGGGAGTTCGCCGGGCAGGGGCTCGGTGTTCCTCGCACTGCGTTACTACGGACGGGAGTTGACCCGGCTGCGGTGGCTGACCGCGCCGGCGATGCTGCTGCCGGCGCTGGGCAACATCGGCATCAACTACATCGCGCCGCTGGTCGTGGCGAAACTCGTCAGCCGTATCGCCGGTGACACCGGTGGTGCCGGCCTCGGCATCAGCGCGGCACTGCCGTACGTCCTCGGATTCGCCGGCGTTCTGCTGCTCGCGGAGACGCTGTGGCGCGTCGGGCTGCACTGTCTGAACCGTCTTGAGACCCGCGGCATCGAGCACCTGTACGTGATCGGCATGGACGCGCTGTTCGCCAAGGACGCCGCCTTCTTCCACGACAACTTCGCCGGGTCGCTGACCAAGCGGGTCCTGAGCTTCGCCTCCCGCTTCGAGGAGTTCATCGACACGCTGACGTTCTCGGTCGTGGGCAGCTTCGTGCCGCTGGCGTTCGGGTCCGTGGTGCTGTGGCACTACGAACCGATGCTCGTTGTGGTGCTCCTGGCGATGATCGCGCTGACGGCGCTGTGCGTGACGCCGCTCATCCGTCGCCGTCAGGCGCTCGTCGGCCGGCGGGAGGAGGCGATCGCACGGGTGTCGGGCCATGTCGCCGACAGCCTGGTGAACATCGACACGGTACGGGCGTTCGCCGCCGAGGAGGGCGAGGCCGCCGAGCACCGCTCCCGCGTCGCGGAGTTGCGACGGCTCACGCTGCGGTCGTGGGACTACGGCAACCTGCGGATCGACACCCTGGTCGCACCGCTGTCCGTGCTGACCAACGCGCTGGGCCTGCTGCTCGCTGTCGTGCTCGGCGGGAGCGGGCACGGCGTGGAGGAGGTCGTGGTCGCCTTCACGTACTACACCAACGCGACGCGGGTCATGTTCGAGTTCAACCAGATCTACCGCAGGCTGGAGAGTTCGATGACGGAGGCGGCGCAGTTCAGCGAACTGCTGCTGACCGCGCCGACCGTGCTCGACCCGGCGCTGCCGGAGCCGCTGGTGCGCCGGGGCTCCGACGTCCGGTTCGAGCGGGTCACCTTCGCCCACGACGGCGGGAAGCCGCTCTTCGAGGGCCTTGAACTGGCCGTGCCCAGTGGGGCGAAGATCGGTTTCGTCGGCCGGTCCGGCGGCGGCAAGACCACGCTCACCCGGCTTCTGCTGCGGATGACGGACGTGGACGCCGGCCGGATACTGATCGGCGGCCAGGACATCAGCAGGCTGCGCCAGGCCGATCTGCGCAGCCTGATCGCCTATGTGCCGCAGGACCCGGCGATGTTCCACCGCACGCTTCGGGACAACATCGCGTTCGCCCGGCCGGGCGCCACCGCCGCCGAGATCCGCCGCGCGGCCGAGGTCGCCCACGTGACGGAGTTCGCCGACGCGCTGCCGGAGGGCTTCGACACCATGGTGGGCGAACGCGGTGTCAAACTGTCCGGCGGTCAGCGCCAGCGGGTCGCCCTCGCCCGGGCCGTCCTGCGCGACGCGCCGATACTGATGCTGGACGAGGCGACCAGCGCCCTGGACTCCGAGAGCGAGATCCTTGTCCAGGAGGCGTTGTGGCGGCTCATGGAGGGGCGGACCGCGCTGGTGGTCGCCCACCGGCTGAGTACGGTCGCCACCATGGACCGGCTCGTCGTCCTCGACCGCGGACGGATCGTCGAGCAGGGCACACACCAGGAACTGCTCGCGTCGGACGGCGCCTACGCGAAACTGTGGCAACACCAGTCGGGCGGCTTCCTCGACGACACGGAGGGTGCCGCCAGGCCCGTCAAGGGCACATGA
- a CDS encoding ABC transporter permease, translated as MSTTSHLPEADPPSTAGPATAAGPPVRRPRPTGTGARARRLGLPLASLLLFLVLWQLLAASGQWSETLVPSPAKVWDAFIDVSTTHDGVRGYNGQYLVEHLAISLRRIAIGGGVGIVVGVLFGLLMGTVGWVRSLFEPWITFLRTLPPLAYFSLLIIWLGINEEPKVTLLAIAAFPPVAVSTTAAVSAAPRVLIEAARALGGSRLDVMRDVIVPSALPEILTGVRLAVGVTYSSLVAAELVNGLPGIGGMVKDAANYNNTPVVLVGIITIGISGLVIDGLLLRLERAVVPWRGHS; from the coding sequence TTGTCCACCACATCACACCTGCCGGAAGCTGATCCCCCCTCGACAGCCGGCCCCGCGACAGCCGCGGGACCGCCGGTTCGCCGCCCCCGCCCGACGGGCACGGGGGCGCGGGCCCGCCGGCTCGGGTTGCCGCTCGCCTCGCTCCTGCTGTTTCTCGTTCTGTGGCAACTGCTGGCGGCGAGCGGGCAGTGGAGCGAGACCCTGGTTCCGTCTCCGGCCAAGGTGTGGGACGCGTTCATCGACGTGTCCACGACGCACGACGGCGTACGGGGCTACAACGGCCAGTACCTCGTCGAGCACCTGGCCATCAGCCTGCGGCGCATCGCGATCGGAGGAGGCGTCGGCATCGTCGTCGGGGTCCTCTTCGGCCTGCTCATGGGCACCGTCGGCTGGGTGCGCTCCCTGTTCGAACCCTGGATCACCTTCCTGCGGACGCTGCCGCCGCTGGCGTACTTCTCCCTGCTGATCATCTGGTTGGGCATCAACGAGGAGCCGAAGGTCACGCTGCTGGCCATCGCCGCCTTCCCGCCCGTGGCGGTGTCCACCACCGCGGCGGTCTCGGCCGCGCCGCGGGTGCTCATCGAGGCGGCCCGTGCCCTCGGCGGCTCACGACTGGACGTCATGAGGGACGTCATCGTCCCGTCGGCGCTGCCGGAAATACTCACCGGCGTCCGGCTGGCCGTGGGCGTGACCTACTCCTCCCTCGTCGCCGCCGAACTCGTCAACGGACTGCCCGGCATCGGCGGCATGGTCAAGGACGCCGCCAACTACAACAACACCCCGGTGGTGCTCGTCGGCATCATCACCATCGGAATCTCCGGTCTTGTCATCGACGGTCTGCTGCTGCGGCTGGAACGCGCCGTCGTCCCCTGGCGCGGCCACTCCTAG
- a CDS encoding carbohydrate binding domain-containing protein, with translation MSAAAVIGAGVTLAGSGAAGAATTNLVANPGFESGLSNWACSGGSGVAVSSPVHSGTSALKATPSGLDNAQCTQTVSVQPNSQYTLSAYVQGSYVYLGATGTGAASDPSTWTPSASSYTQLSLNFTTGANTTSVTVYLHGWYAQPTYYADDVSLTGPGGTSTTPPTTPPTTPPTTPPTKPPTTPPTTPPTTPPTTPPTTPPTTPPTTSPGDTCATKPKPAGKVLQGYWENWDGASNGVHPGLGWTPITDSRIAQHGYNVINAAFPVILSDGTVQWQDGMDSGVKVATPAEMCQAKAAGATILMSIGGATAGIDLSSSTVADRFVATVVPILKKYNFDGIDIDIETGLSGSGNINTLSASQANLERIIDGVLAQMPAGFGLTMAPETAYVTGGSVTYGSIWGAYLPIVKKYADNGRLWWLNMQYYNGSMYGCSGDSYSAGTVQGFTAQTTCLNNGLVIQGTTIKVPYDKQVPGLPAQSGAGGGYMAPSLVSQSWNAFGGALKGLMTWSINWDGSKSWTFGDNVKPLQGR, from the coding sequence GTGAGCGCCGCCGCCGTCATCGGCGCGGGCGTCACCCTGGCCGGCTCCGGCGCGGCCGGGGCCGCCACCACCAACCTGGTGGCCAACCCCGGTTTCGAGAGCGGACTCTCCAACTGGGCCTGTTCCGGCGGCTCCGGCGTAGCCGTCAGCAGCCCGGTGCACTCCGGCACTTCCGCGCTCAAGGCCACACCATCCGGCCTTGACAACGCCCAGTGCACCCAGACCGTCAGCGTGCAGCCCAACTCCCAGTACACGCTGAGCGCCTACGTCCAGGGCAGCTACGTCTACCTGGGCGCCACCGGCACCGGCGCCGCCAGTGATCCGTCCACCTGGACGCCGAGCGCCTCGTCGTACACCCAGCTCAGCCTCAACTTCACCACCGGCGCGAACACCACCTCGGTGACCGTCTACCTGCACGGCTGGTACGCGCAGCCGACGTACTACGCGGACGACGTGTCGCTCACCGGCCCCGGCGGCACCAGCACGACTCCGCCGACCACTCCGCCGACCACCCCGCCCACGACGCCGCCGACCAAGCCGCCGACGACCCCGCCCACCACTCCGCCCACCACCCCGCCCACCACTCCTCCCACTACGCCGCCGACGACCCCGCCCACCACCTCGCCTGGTGACACCTGCGCCACGAAGCCGAAGCCCGCGGGCAAGGTCCTCCAGGGGTACTGGGAGAACTGGGACGGTGCCTCGAACGGCGTCCACCCGGGGCTGGGCTGGACCCCGATCACCGACAGCCGGATCGCCCAGCACGGTTACAACGTGATCAACGCCGCCTTCCCGGTGATCCTTTCCGACGGCACCGTGCAGTGGCAGGACGGGATGGACTCGGGCGTCAAGGTCGCCACTCCCGCCGAGATGTGCCAGGCCAAGGCGGCCGGGGCGACGATCCTGATGTCCATCGGCGGCGCCACCGCGGGCATCGACCTCAGCTCCAGCACCGTCGCCGACCGCTTCGTGGCGACCGTCGTCCCGATCCTCAAGAAGTACAACTTCGACGGGATCGACATCGACATCGAGACCGGCCTGTCCGGCAGCGGCAACATCAACACGCTGTCCGCCTCCCAGGCCAACCTGGAGCGCATCATCGACGGCGTGCTCGCGCAGATGCCCGCGGGCTTCGGCCTGACCATGGCGCCCGAGACCGCGTACGTCACCGGCGGAAGCGTCACCTACGGGTCGATCTGGGGCGCGTACCTGCCGATCGTGAAGAAGTACGCGGACAACGGCCGCCTGTGGTGGCTGAACATGCAGTACTACAACGGCAGCATGTACGGCTGCTCCGGCGACTCGTACTCGGCCGGCACCGTCCAGGGCTTCACCGCGCAGACCACGTGCCTGAACAACGGCCTGGTCATCCAGGGCACCACGATCAAGGTGCCCTACGACAAGCAGGTGCCCGGTCTGCCGGCCCAGTCCGGCGCGGGCGGCGGCTACATGGCGCCCAGTCTGGTGAGCCAGTCGTGGAACGCCTTCGGCGGCGCGCTCAAGGGCCTCATGACGTGGTCGATCAACTGGGACGGCTCCAAGAGCTGGACCTTCGGCGACAACGTCAAGCCCCTCCAGGGCCGTTGA
- a CDS encoding sortase-dependent protein — translation MRRTLFSAMALACTAVLASTVPAFADGASPTPTPTASQAAAAPSAAPTRIATPTPTPTPTPTPTSAAVRPAQQAMPGAVAVVPKGAPDTGVQPVAQRSGANGGLIGGGAAAVLVVGGAAFFVVRRRQATGA, via the coding sequence ATGCGCCGAACCCTCTTCAGTGCCATGGCACTCGCGTGCACCGCCGTACTGGCGAGCACGGTTCCCGCGTTCGCCGACGGGGCGAGCCCGACCCCGACCCCGACCGCGAGCCAGGCGGCCGCCGCTCCCAGCGCCGCCCCCACCCGTATAGCGACCCCGACCCCGACCCCGACCCCGACCCCGACCCCGACCTCGGCCGCGGTCAGGCCCGCCCAGCAGGCCATGCCGGGTGCGGTCGCCGTCGTACCGAAGGGAGCGCCCGACACCGGTGTGCAGCCGGTGGCGCAGCGCTCCGGAGCCAACGGCGGGCTGATCGGCGGCGGCGCCGCCGCGGTGCTCGTCGTCGGCGGCGCGGCGTTCTTCGTCGTCCGTCGCCGGCAGGCGACCGGGGCATGA
- a CDS encoding RNA polymerase sigma factor: protein MKGSRERAASELFAAVYPRLAGWCRRLVDDDETAHEIASEAFTRLWARWTAVAEPQGFLYVTAANLVRDHWRKLERERSALRRATVEAAVRPQTEQADPSVRLLVQSLPERLRVPILLHYYADMPIRKVSLLTGRKEGTIMSDLHTARELLRAHLRRSFDHTL, encoded by the coding sequence TTGAAAGGGTCCCGCGAGAGGGCAGCGTCCGAACTGTTCGCCGCCGTCTACCCGCGCCTCGCCGGCTGGTGCCGCCGTCTGGTCGACGACGACGAGACGGCCCACGAGATCGCCTCGGAGGCGTTCACCCGGCTCTGGGCCCGCTGGACAGCGGTGGCGGAACCGCAAGGTTTTCTCTACGTCACCGCGGCCAACCTCGTCCGGGACCACTGGCGCAAGCTGGAGCGCGAACGCAGTGCGCTGCGCCGGGCCACCGTCGAAGCCGCCGTCCGCCCGCAGACCGAACAGGCCGACCCGTCGGTACGCCTGCTCGTGCAGTCGCTGCCGGAACGGCTGCGTGTCCCGATCCTGTTGCACTACTACGCTGATATGCCGATCCGGAAGGTGTCCTTGCTGACCGGGCGCAAGGAGGGGACGATCATGTCCGACCTCCACACGGCCCGGGAACTGCTCCGAGCCCATCTGAGGAGGAGCTTTGATCACACACTCTGA
- a CDS encoding class F sortase, translating into MTSLSRRAFAAAALAALLVGCGSHQAGRPDQADRATTASPRSGTASSRPAAEAVRAIGRSVPVRLEIPAIGVDTPVMRLGLAPDGSVQVPPITAHDQAGWYRYSPTPGQVGPSVILAHVTVGAYGDGVFRHLSRLHRGDRIVARLENGTAAVFTVDSLRTVAKADFPTDAVYGDVDRPELRLITCGGPRSGDGYRDNVIVFAELSSTSP; encoded by the coding sequence ATGACCTCGCTCTCCAGGCGCGCGTTCGCCGCCGCGGCGCTGGCCGCGTTGCTCGTGGGCTGCGGCAGCCACCAGGCCGGCCGGCCCGACCAGGCCGACCGGGCCACGACCGCTTCTCCCCGGAGCGGCACGGCGTCCTCGCGGCCCGCCGCGGAGGCGGTGCGCGCGATCGGGCGTTCGGTCCCGGTCAGGCTGGAGATCCCGGCCATCGGGGTCGACACCCCGGTCATGCGGCTGGGGTTGGCCCCGGACGGCAGCGTGCAGGTCCCGCCGATCACGGCGCACGACCAGGCGGGCTGGTACCGGTACTCGCCGACGCCGGGTCAGGTCGGCCCGTCGGTGATCCTCGCCCATGTCACGGTCGGCGCCTACGGGGACGGGGTCTTCCGTCACCTCTCGCGGCTGCACCGGGGCGACCGGATCGTGGCGCGCCTGGAGAACGGCACGGCGGCGGTGTTCACCGTCGACTCCCTGCGGACGGTCGCCAAGGCGGACTTTCCGACGGACGCGGTCTACGGGGACGTGGACCGCCCGGAACTGCGGCTCATCACCTGTGGCGGCCCCCGTAGCGGTGACGGCTACCGCGACAACGTGATCGTCTTCGCCGAACTGAGCTCGACGAGCCCCTGA
- a CDS encoding DUF4232 domain-containing protein: MSSIRNSGTRLVAAAATVVLAALSLTACDDGADVHDKGAGTDASTTASPSTGVPTTASPSTDAPTEGTSATDPSPSPSAVKSAAKPAASNSSKPTAGTVATKAPIPRSKSVTCEGSNTRTVAAPLQRPLNHMLLTVTNTGNSTCYLYYYPALRFNDAQAVPPVLDDSQPQAVVTLDPGESGYASVSLSAGDGSGSNGRTVKSLTVYFSGRSDNGNVGAAAHPPLPAKGVYIDDSLTTTYWQQSMDDALGW, translated from the coding sequence ATGTCCAGTATTCGAAACTCCGGTACTCGTCTCGTCGCCGCCGCCGCGACCGTCGTTCTCGCCGCCCTCTCCCTGACCGCGTGCGACGACGGAGCGGACGTCCACGACAAGGGCGCCGGGACGGACGCCTCCACGACCGCGTCGCCTTCCACCGGCGTCCCGACGACCGCGTCACCTTCCACCGACGCCCCCACGGAAGGCACTTCGGCCACCGACCCGTCCCCGTCGCCCTCCGCGGTGAAGTCCGCGGCGAAGCCCGCGGCGTCCAACAGCTCGAAGCCGACAGCGGGCACCGTCGCCACCAAGGCTCCGATTCCCCGCAGTAAGTCGGTCACCTGCGAGGGCTCCAACACCAGGACCGTCGCGGCCCCGCTCCAGCGCCCCCTGAACCACATGCTGCTCACGGTCACCAACACCGGGAACAGTACCTGCTACCTCTACTACTACCCGGCGCTGCGCTTCAACGACGCCCAGGCCGTGCCGCCGGTCCTCGACGACTCCCAGCCGCAGGCCGTTGTCACCCTCGACCCGGGCGAGTCCGGCTACGCCTCCGTCAGCCTGTCCGCCGGCGACGGCAGCGGCTCGAACGGCCGCACGGTGAAGTCCCTGACCGTCTACTTCTCCGGTCGGTCCGACAACGGGAACGTCGGCGCCGCCGCCCACCCGCCGCTGCCCGCGAAGGGCGTCTACATCGACGACTCGCTCACGACCACGTACTGGCAGCAGTCGATGGACGACGCCCTGGGCTGGTGA